Proteins from a genomic interval of Shewanella seohaensis:
- a CDS encoding DUF3306 domain-containing protein, whose product MTDSTPKANGFFSRWSQRREQVAAEEAALAAQTTAENLAEVKPDTTAEPAATTSEPQDALPKTEEDPNRLLTAEELPNPEEIEIGGSFAKFMGANVDPAAKTAALRALWKQPHFNEIDGLLEYALDYSNQPKLTPEVSAELAQKVFRFITKENEESDEDLASIPNDAVVDAENTMESKNSDVETELANTQITDNLDGETDDLPQNAPEPAAQMQKPVV is encoded by the coding sequence ATGACTGACTCAACCCCTAAGGCTAACGGCTTTTTTAGCCGTTGGAGCCAGCGCCGTGAGCAAGTCGCAGCCGAAGAAGCCGCACTTGCAGCCCAAACTACGGCCGAAAATCTTGCAGAAGTAAAGCCTGACACCACGGCAGAGCCTGCCGCGACGACTTCTGAACCTCAAGATGCCCTCCCAAAAACCGAGGAGGATCCCAACCGTCTCCTCACCGCGGAGGAATTGCCCAATCCCGAAGAAATTGAGATTGGCGGAAGCTTTGCTAAGTTTATGGGAGCCAATGTTGACCCCGCGGCCAAAACAGCAGCGCTACGAGCCTTGTGGAAACAGCCTCATTTCAATGAGATAGATGGTCTGTTGGAATATGCGCTCGACTACAGTAATCAGCCAAAGCTGACGCCTGAAGTATCCGCTGAGTTAGCCCAAAAAGTATTCCGTTTTATCACCAAAGAGAATGAAGAGTCAGACGAAGATCTGGCCTCAATCCCTAACGATGCGGTGGTGGACGCAGAAAATACAATGGAATCAAAAAACAGTGATGTCGAAACCGAGTTAGCAAACACTCAGATCACGGACAATTTGGATGGGGAGACTGATGACCTACCCCAAAATGCACCAGAGCCTGCCGCTCAGATGCAAAAGCCAGTTGTTTAA
- a CDS encoding DUF3305 domain-containing protein — translation MQHTTSVWPMYVSLKKVEKQMGRWTSVQWEIDHLLPATHDAPEGATLVLLELHKDERASYRINLDMDNAMLYLVCDEMADGTWVPALLSADQNVAAGCLEGNTPVINMLMPEAIACWIEAFITQYGEVEIAAYRRKHVDHRKNQGPSRDPLRRD, via the coding sequence ATGCAACATACTACTAGTGTTTGGCCAATGTACGTTTCGCTCAAAAAAGTAGAGAAACAAATGGGCCGTTGGACCTCGGTACAATGGGAAATCGATCATCTGCTGCCCGCCACCCACGACGCCCCCGAAGGCGCGACCTTAGTGCTGCTTGAACTGCACAAAGATGAGCGCGCCAGTTATCGCATCAACCTCGACATGGACAATGCCATGCTGTATTTGGTCTGCGATGAAATGGCAGATGGCACTTGGGTCCCCGCGCTACTCTCGGCGGATCAAAACGTGGCGGCAGGCTGCCTTGAAGGCAATACTCCCGTTATCAACATGCTGATGCCCGAAGCCATCGCCTGCTGGATTGAAGCCTTTATCACCCAATACGGCGAAGTTGAAATCGCCGCTTATCGTCGCAAGCATGTCGACCACCGTAAAAACCAAGGCCCTAGCCGCGACCCATTGCGGAGGGACTAA